One Edaphobacter flagellatus genomic region harbors:
- a CDS encoding replication-associated recombination protein A, translated as MSLFDTSPLAAASSVQRQAPLAERMRPRTLDEYVGQEHLLAPGKPLRVAIENDDATSMIFWGPPGTGKTTLAKIIAQRTQSSFIEFSAVLSGIKEIKQVMVDAEKASHLGSRTILFVDEIHRFNKAQQDAFLPYVERGTIRLIGATTENPSFEIIAALLSRCRVYTLVSLTEEQVVSLLRRALIDPERGLGTWGVTAEEDALATIASYSSGDARNALNALEVACNLVRGRGETLLTRAIAGEALQRRILLYDKHGEQHYDTISALHKSVRNSDADAALYWLGRMLEAGEDLMYVARRVVRMAVEDIGLAAPEALNLCLSAKDAMHFLGHPEGELALAQAIIYLALAPKSNAVYTAYNTVRGDIEATAAESVPLHLRNAPTKLMKELDYGKGYQYAHDVEGRVADMECLPPSLKGRHYYHPTNEGREKLLAQRMEEIARIKDEKRKP; from the coding sequence ATGAGCCTCTTCGACACTTCTCCGCTTGCAGCGGCCTCCTCGGTGCAGAGACAGGCTCCACTTGCGGAACGCATGCGCCCTCGCACGCTGGATGAATATGTTGGGCAGGAACATCTGCTGGCGCCAGGCAAACCATTACGCGTTGCTATCGAGAACGACGATGCCACCTCGATGATCTTCTGGGGTCCTCCGGGAACAGGCAAGACGACGCTGGCCAAGATCATCGCGCAACGCACGCAATCCAGCTTCATCGAGTTTTCAGCAGTACTGAGCGGCATCAAGGAAATCAAGCAGGTGATGGTCGATGCGGAAAAGGCCTCCCACCTCGGATCTCGCACGATCCTCTTCGTGGACGAGATTCATCGCTTCAACAAAGCCCAGCAGGATGCCTTTCTACCTTACGTCGAGCGTGGAACAATTCGCCTGATCGGCGCCACAACCGAGAACCCCTCATTCGAGATCATCGCTGCGCTACTGTCGCGGTGCCGCGTCTATACGCTCGTATCGCTGACAGAAGAGCAGGTTGTATCGCTGCTACGTCGCGCACTTATCGATCCGGAGCGCGGACTTGGCACATGGGGAGTCACTGCAGAAGAGGATGCGCTGGCGACGATTGCCTCTTACTCAAGCGGCGACGCGCGCAATGCGCTGAACGCCCTTGAGGTCGCCTGCAATCTTGTGCGTGGACGCGGCGAGACTCTTCTGACCAGGGCCATTGCGGGCGAGGCGTTGCAGCGACGCATCCTGCTTTATGACAAGCACGGCGAGCAGCACTACGACACCATCTCAGCCTTGCATAAGAGCGTGCGCAACTCCGATGCGGATGCTGCGCTGTACTGGCTCGGACGCATGCTCGAAGCTGGTGAAGATCTGATGTATGTCGCTCGTCGTGTCGTTCGCATGGCCGTTGAAGACATCGGCCTCGCAGCGCCAGAAGCGCTTAATCTATGTCTCTCCGCTAAGGATGCTATGCATTTTTTAGGTCATCCGGAGGGGGAGCTGGCGCTGGCGCAGGCCATCATTTATCTTGCGCTCGCCCCGAAATCGAACGCCGTCTACACGGCTTACAACACCGTTCGCGGAGATATCGAAGCCACCGCAGCCGAATCAGTTCCGCTGCACCTGCGCAATGCACCGACAAAGCTGATGAAAGAGCTGGACTACGGCAAAGGCTATCAGTATGCGCACGATGTCGAGGGCCGTGTCGCAGATATGGAATGTCTGCCTCCTTCGCTCAAAGGACGACACTACTATCATCCAACGAACGAAGGCCGCGAAAAGCTATTAGCGCAACGCATGGAAGAGATTGCACGCATCAAGGACGAAAAACGTAAGCCCTAA
- a CDS encoding L-threonylcarbamoyladenylate synthase codes for MTAETLRIHPDEPEPELVSQVAARLHSGQVVALPTDTFYGLAVDPVNLRAVDRIYELKSRARHKPLSLLIGDVAQAYELARGLDTAFDRLAERFWPGPLTLVVKAGSKLPLRVTANTGNVALRVPEAAIPRAVVKAFGLPITATSANLSGMPECTYANGVRDQLGDKIPLIVDGGPTARSMATTIVDLSGGGSSWMILREGAIPTHEIALTLHR; via the coding sequence TTGACGGCCGAGACCCTCCGCATTCATCCCGATGAGCCAGAACCAGAGCTTGTCTCTCAGGTCGCTGCAAGACTCCATTCAGGACAGGTTGTCGCTCTGCCGACGGATACTTTTTATGGTCTCGCAGTCGACCCGGTAAACCTCCGCGCTGTGGATCGTATTTACGAGTTGAAATCCCGCGCACGGCATAAACCGCTCTCTCTGCTGATCGGCGATGTGGCGCAGGCTTATGAGCTGGCGCGCGGGTTGGATACAGCATTCGACAGGCTCGCCGAACGTTTCTGGCCAGGTCCGCTGACTCTGGTTGTGAAGGCGGGTTCGAAGCTCCCCTTGCGCGTTACGGCAAATACGGGGAACGTGGCTCTTCGTGTTCCCGAGGCGGCTATTCCGCGCGCGGTTGTGAAGGCCTTTGGTCTACCTATTACTGCGACCTCGGCTAATCTCTCCGGCATGCCAGAGTGCACGTATGCGAACGGCGTACGCGATCAGCTGGGCGACAAGATTCCGTTGATTGTCGATGGTGGACCGACAGCGCGATCGATGGCGACAACAATCGTCGATCTCTCCGGTGGTGGAAGTTCGTGGATGATTCTGCGTGAGGGAGCAATTCCAACGCACGAGATCGCGTTGACACTGCATCGATAA
- a CDS encoding YdcF family protein yields the protein MSPSSSKLRRGRPSTGRVVLRSLVLAFVLTALGWSIYVAQQIAEVADQDEAQQADAIAVFGAAEYSGRPSPTLHFRLDHAVELYRKQIAPIVITLGGGLNKDSGNTEGAVGRDYLLAQGIPLGNIIAETHSFDTEQQVRRLASIARENNLRHIVVVSDGTHLFRIRELCRNAGLDVYTSPRATVGHISNYDLTMRYMHEILSYTASKLHLDVGWARRWLAGEEGF from the coding sequence ATGAGTCCATCCAGCTCCAAACTGCGCCGCGGACGTCCTTCAACCGGGCGTGTTGTACTTCGCAGCCTTGTGCTTGCGTTTGTGCTGACGGCGCTTGGATGGTCCATCTATGTGGCGCAGCAGATCGCCGAGGTTGCGGACCAGGATGAAGCACAGCAGGCGGATGCCATTGCGGTCTTTGGCGCTGCTGAATATTCTGGGCGACCTTCGCCGACGCTGCATTTTCGGCTGGATCACGCTGTCGAGCTTTACCGCAAGCAGATCGCACCTATTGTGATTACGTTAGGCGGCGGACTGAATAAAGACTCCGGCAACACGGAGGGCGCTGTCGGACGAGACTATCTGCTGGCGCAGGGTATTCCGCTGGGCAATATCATCGCAGAGACACATTCGTTCGATACGGAACAGCAGGTGCGGCGGTTGGCTTCTATCGCCAGGGAGAACAATCTGCGTCATATCGTTGTTGTCTCGGATGGCACGCATTTATTTCGCATCCGCGAACTGTGTCGTAACGCAGGGCTGGATGTGTACACTTCGCCGCGCGCGACGGTGGGGCACATCAGCAACTACGATCTCACGATGCGTTATATGCACGAGATCTTGAGCTATACAGCGTCGAAGCTCCATCTCGACGTTGGCTGGGCTCGTCGCTGGTTAGCGGGCGAAGAGGGGTTCTAG
- a CDS encoding TrmH family RNA methyltransferase: MAVTPTIISSRANARVKQLRAAFAGNLRLSEGFVAIEGEHLIEEALRSGITPHVVFVSERREASFRLPEKTEMIVLSESVFTSAAETRSPQGIAALIEPRRYRLDEMMQHPDPLLLIAVGLQDPGNLGTLIRSAEALGAAGVIITSGTVSQWNQKALRASVGSVFRLPVATCTKDEIHSLSSRGVRLLAAVGAANAGVISAQHADLRRGCAILIGNEGSGLSDEWLALATEQITIPCPGPVESLNAAVAGSLLLYEASRQRTTTTLRGPATDMERIPNMQPRRPTGATR; encoded by the coding sequence ATGGCGGTTACACCAACGATCATCTCAAGCCGCGCCAATGCGCGAGTCAAGCAGCTTCGAGCGGCGTTTGCAGGCAACCTCCGTCTCAGCGAAGGGTTTGTAGCGATTGAAGGCGAACATCTGATCGAGGAAGCCCTACGCAGCGGGATCACGCCCCATGTTGTCTTCGTGAGCGAGCGCCGCGAAGCCTCATTTCGATTGCCGGAAAAAACCGAGATGATCGTTCTCTCGGAAAGCGTCTTTACCAGCGCTGCCGAAACCCGTTCTCCGCAGGGCATTGCAGCCTTGATTGAACCACGCAGGTATCGGCTCGACGAGATGATGCAGCACCCTGATCCGCTGCTTCTAATCGCCGTTGGCTTGCAGGACCCCGGGAACCTTGGCACGCTGATTCGCTCGGCCGAAGCCTTGGGTGCAGCGGGAGTTATCATCACGTCAGGAACTGTAAGCCAGTGGAATCAAAAAGCTCTCAGGGCGAGTGTGGGTAGCGTCTTTCGCCTTCCTGTTGCGACCTGCACAAAGGATGAGATCCATTCACTCTCGAGTCGCGGAGTGCGGCTATTGGCTGCTGTCGGAGCTGCCAATGCCGGAGTGATCTCTGCACAGCATGCTGATTTGCGCCGCGGGTGCGCAATTCTCATCGGCAATGAGGGCTCTGGCCTTTCGGATGAGTGGCTCGCGCTCGCAACCGAACAGATTACGATTCCCTGCCCTGGGCCTGTGGAGAGCCTGAACGCTGCTGTCGCCGGTTCATTGCTTCTCTATGAAGCGTCGCGTCAGAGGACTACCACCACGCTGCGGGGACCAGCAACTGACATGGAACGCATTCCGAATATGCAACCGCGCCGGCCAACCGGAGCAACACGATGA
- a CDS encoding thioredoxin family protein produces MSYRRLLSIAFALITLPGFAIVPGVQAPDFTGTDSNGVTHTLSQYRGKYVVLEWANKGCPYDQKHYLSGNMEALQREWTSKGVVWLSVISSAPGEQGNVTPTEENQYLKTMKAAPTAALLDPEGTIARLYQAKTTPHMFVIDPTGKLIYQGAIDDKPTTNQADIKTAHNYLNEALDAAMAGKPVPTTTTRPYGCSVKYKN; encoded by the coding sequence ATGTCCTACCGCCGTCTTCTTTCCATTGCATTCGCCCTCATAACTCTTCCTGGGTTCGCCATCGTTCCAGGAGTGCAGGCGCCCGACTTCACGGGTACCGATTCGAACGGTGTCACACACACGCTGTCGCAGTATCGCGGCAAGTACGTTGTGCTGGAGTGGGCGAACAAAGGCTGTCCCTACGATCAGAAGCATTATCTGAGCGGCAATATGGAAGCTCTGCAAAGAGAGTGGACCAGCAAAGGTGTCGTATGGCTTTCAGTGATTTCGTCGGCTCCCGGTGAACAGGGCAACGTAACGCCAACTGAAGAGAACCAGTACCTCAAGACAATGAAGGCTGCTCCTACAGCAGCTCTGCTCGATCCCGAGGGAACGATTGCCCGTCTTTATCAGGCGAAGACGACTCCTCACATGTTTGTGATCGATCCCACTGGAAAGCTGATCTATCAGGGGGCGATCGATGACAAGCCAACCACAAACCAGGCCGATATAAAGACCGCGCACAACTACCTGAATGAGGCGCTGGATGCAGCGATGGCAGGCAAGCCTGTGCCCACGACGACAACGCGTCCCTACGGTTGTTCTGTGAAGTACAAGAATTAG
- a CDS encoding NAD(+)/NADH kinase produces the protein MYKAAIISKPQKPELASILPELMEWLKAHDYEPLLDPHSAAYLEANRSVQRNEMPREKPNLVIVLGGDGTLLAAARAFAHSPTPILGVNLGSLGFLTEVPLADLYSSLEAWCDNCASIEERDMMHVELRRRGSTIRHWDALNDVVVSKGAIARMADFSVEIDQQFVAALRADGIIVSTPTGSTAYNLAADGPIVMPSVNALVVTPICPHLLTVRPIVVPGDSTVMIHIEGVPNLTYLTVDGQEAVELQVDDQVLCCRSEQRVRLLRPRKNGLFNVLRSKLSWGER, from the coding sequence ATGTACAAGGCAGCCATCATCTCGAAGCCACAGAAGCCGGAGCTTGCCTCAATTTTGCCGGAGCTGATGGAGTGGCTGAAGGCTCATGACTACGAACCTCTGCTGGACCCGCACAGCGCAGCGTATCTGGAGGCGAATCGGTCGGTGCAGCGGAATGAGATGCCGCGGGAGAAGCCGAACCTGGTGATTGTGCTGGGCGGCGATGGAACGCTGCTGGCTGCTGCACGTGCGTTTGCACATTCGCCGACGCCGATTCTGGGAGTGAACCTGGGGTCGCTGGGATTTCTGACGGAGGTGCCCCTAGCGGACCTGTACTCGTCGCTGGAGGCGTGGTGCGATAACTGCGCGAGCATTGAAGAACGCGACATGATGCATGTGGAGCTGCGACGTCGCGGCTCGACGATACGGCACTGGGATGCGCTGAACGATGTGGTGGTGTCGAAGGGCGCGATTGCACGCATGGCGGACTTTTCGGTCGAGATCGACCAGCAGTTTGTAGCGGCGTTGCGCGCGGATGGGATTATCGTTTCGACGCCTACGGGTTCGACGGCGTACAACCTGGCGGCGGATGGTCCGATTGTGATGCCTTCCGTGAATGCGCTGGTGGTGACCCCGATCTGCCCTCACCTGCTGACTGTTCGGCCGATTGTGGTGCCGGGCGATTCGACGGTGATGATTCACATTGAGGGCGTGCCGAACCTGACCTACCTGACGGTGGATGGGCAGGAGGCCGTGGAGCTGCAGGTGGATGATCAGGTGCTTTGCTGCAGGTCGGAGCAGCGGGTGCGGCTGCTGCGTCCGCGCAAGAATGGGTTGTTTAATGTGCTGCGCAGCAAGCTGAGCTGGGGCGAGCGCTAA
- a CDS encoding YncE family protein, producing the protein MHLARIEAAGSNGGRTSRQSKRSGIRFQARAIAAFALTAATLSMVTGCGNTYRPVVSAINPVGPAGQPQRYAVAISDPGNGLPGLVTIVDFSGDTVLITANIGVAPYYFIMNAGGNTGYTLNGDGTMTSFDVSNQLQTRDVIQTTLLTGAKPNSIFADATSTYITEPGRSAVAQLKGSPPALNQELPIPAGYNPVYIAGYSGAARQYVISQNAAGGNGQVAAIETSSNTISNTIPVGNTPVYGVMTSDGKRAFIMNQADGTVSVINSQANQLDAVPSPAVNPIPVGTSPIWADLAPTRNELVVANAGNGTAKGSVSIINIPLCSAAALPGNPNCDPTNPIDANGFGQVLATVPVGVNPQMVAVLQDGSRAYVVNKADSTVSVVNLTTNTVTATIPVPATVHPNFIAVINGTPTGKVYVTSPESTSMTVIRTDTDVVETTIPLQGKGVQVRAQLP; encoded by the coding sequence TTGCACTTAGCAAGAATCGAAGCAGCAGGAAGTAACGGAGGCCGGACAAGCCGGCAGTCCAAGCGGTCCGGAATCCGGTTTCAGGCCAGAGCCATTGCAGCCTTTGCCCTGACGGCGGCAACCCTGAGCATGGTTACAGGGTGCGGCAACACTTACCGGCCGGTGGTGTCGGCGATCAATCCTGTTGGTCCTGCGGGGCAGCCGCAGAGGTATGCCGTAGCGATCTCCGATCCCGGGAATGGGCTTCCCGGACTGGTTACGATTGTCGACTTCTCCGGCGATACGGTATTGATTACGGCAAATATTGGCGTTGCGCCTTATTACTTCATCATGAACGCTGGCGGCAATACGGGCTATACGCTGAATGGCGATGGCACGATGACCAGCTTCGACGTCTCGAACCAGCTTCAGACGCGAGATGTGATTCAGACGACGCTGCTGACCGGTGCGAAGCCGAACAGTATTTTTGCTGATGCGACATCGACGTACATCACGGAGCCTGGACGCTCGGCTGTGGCGCAGCTGAAGGGATCTCCTCCGGCACTCAATCAGGAGCTTCCGATTCCTGCCGGATATAACCCGGTTTACATCGCTGGCTACTCGGGCGCGGCCCGGCAGTATGTGATCAGCCAGAATGCAGCCGGCGGCAACGGACAGGTTGCGGCGATTGAAACTTCCAGCAATACGATCTCGAACACAATTCCGGTTGGCAATACGCCCGTTTATGGCGTGATGACATCGGACGGTAAGCGCGCGTTCATCATGAACCAGGCTGACGGCACGGTTTCTGTGATCAACTCGCAGGCGAACCAGCTGGATGCGGTTCCGTCTCCGGCGGTGAATCCGATTCCGGTGGGAACTTCACCGATCTGGGCGGATCTTGCTCCGACGCGCAATGAGCTTGTGGTTGCAAATGCCGGAAATGGAACGGCGAAGGGCTCGGTGAGCATCATCAACATTCCGTTGTGCTCGGCTGCGGCGCTGCCTGGAAATCCGAACTGCGATCCGACGAACCCGATTGATGCGAACGGATTCGGGCAGGTTCTGGCAACGGTTCCTGTCGGTGTCAATCCGCAGATGGTTGCGGTGCTGCAAGACGGTTCGCGCGCCTACGTGGTGAACAAAGCCGACAGCACAGTTTCGGTTGTGAACCTGACGACGAACACGGTCACAGCGACGATTCCGGTTCCTGCGACGGTGCATCCGAACTTCATTGCGGTGATCAATGGCACGCCGACGGGCAAGGTTTATGTGACTTCGCCGGAGTCGACGAGCATGACGGTTATCCGCACGGACACGGATGTGGTCGAGACAACGATTCCGCTGCAGGGTAAAGGTGTGCAGGTAAGGGCACAACTACCCTAG
- a CDS encoding sigma-70 family RNA polymerase sigma factor translates to MGLANTSPRTPHDDATLLSLVRRGDEHAMASLYDRYAKIVYSVALRVLRDPASAEDILQEVFLQVWRNPERYVAVRGSLGAWLTVVTRNRSIDALRRKKPLETIDDVSLASQYDLAADAERNTMAEKARTVIYKLPAEQRKTLEMAFFDGLTHSEIAEMTGDPLGTVKTRIRSALTTLRKAFLA, encoded by the coding sequence ATGGGATTGGCAAATACTTCGCCACGCACACCGCACGATGACGCAACACTGCTGTCTCTCGTGCGCCGTGGAGACGAACACGCCATGGCCTCCCTCTACGACCGCTACGCGAAGATCGTCTATTCCGTTGCGCTCCGTGTTCTGCGCGATCCGGCATCCGCAGAAGACATACTTCAGGAGGTCTTTTTGCAGGTCTGGCGCAATCCCGAGCGATACGTCGCTGTTCGCGGAAGCCTTGGCGCGTGGCTCACCGTCGTCACCCGCAATCGCTCTATCGACGCCCTGCGCCGCAAAAAGCCGCTCGAAACCATCGACGACGTCTCCCTCGCCTCGCAGTACGATCTCGCCGCCGACGCCGAGCGCAACACCATGGCCGAGAAAGCGCGCACCGTCATCTACAAGCTTCCCGCCGAGCAGCGCAAGACCCTCGAAATGGCCTTCTTCGACGGCCTCACCCACTCCGAGATTGCCGAGATGACCGGCGATCCGCTCGGCACCGTCAAGACCCGCATCCGCAGCGCGCTCACCACGCTGAGAAAGGCATTCCTCGCATGA
- a CDS encoding YybH family protein gives MSEIKASTLSDEEQIRAVIEAWLQASRAGDLPTLLNLMTEDVIFLTPGNKPMRRDDFSNAFKTMSGAIAIEGHPDVQEITITDDLAVCWNFLDIMITPRAGGDSMRRSGNILTVFRRGADGQWRIWRDANMLASV, from the coding sequence ATGAGTGAGATAAAGGCTTCGACCTTGTCGGACGAGGAACAGATTCGAGCTGTCATCGAAGCCTGGCTGCAGGCTTCGCGTGCAGGAGATTTGCCGACGCTCCTCAACCTAATGACAGAGGACGTTATCTTCCTGACTCCAGGAAATAAACCGATGCGGCGCGATGATTTCTCTAACGCATTCAAAACGATGTCGGGTGCCATTGCGATTGAGGGCCATCCCGATGTGCAGGAGATTACGATCACAGACGATCTTGCTGTCTGCTGGAACTTTCTCGACATCATGATTACTCCTCGGGCAGGAGGCGATTCGATGCGACGCTCAGGCAATATTCTGACAGTGTTTCGTCGTGGCGCAGATGGTCAATGGCGTATCTGGCGCGATGCCAATATGTTGGCCTCAGTGTGA
- a CDS encoding anti-sigma factor: protein MSSVSHYDPGDLALFAMQLLPRNEHAAMSAHISDCSYCRQELANLQGDLAAYAHGVEMHSPPALAREHFLNQIAREKRFAPGTSPIEHEPAFEPSRLPDRPGFQRPERTPPPRSERFERLEAAAAGLPMGYANRSQAYPTGLGSGRYLDEDDNEQNRASLPARLFTNVFPWIGWAAAATLAIFAGNLYHERNAQRVRLTAQAGQIDRLSSNAAAAQQLLETLTDSSARQVTLTQANTTPEPPRPQGRVTYVASRGALIFLATNLEPVDTYKTYELWLIPSDGRDPIPAGTFRPDNRGNASVVLPPLPKGIEAKAFGVTLEDDGGAQTPTMPILLAGN from the coding sequence ATGAGCTCCGTCAGCCACTACGATCCCGGCGATCTGGCTCTCTTTGCCATGCAGCTGCTTCCGCGCAATGAGCACGCGGCTATGAGCGCGCACATCAGCGACTGCAGTTACTGCCGTCAGGAGCTCGCCAACCTGCAGGGCGATCTCGCCGCCTACGCCCACGGCGTCGAAATGCACTCGCCGCCCGCGCTCGCCCGCGAGCACTTCCTCAATCAGATCGCCCGCGAAAAGCGCTTCGCCCCCGGCACATCACCAATCGAACACGAGCCTGCCTTCGAGCCTTCACGTTTACCCGACCGTCCCGGTTTCCAACGACCGGAGCGTACACCGCCCCCACGCTCAGAACGCTTCGAGCGGCTCGAAGCTGCCGCCGCTGGCCTTCCCATGGGATATGCCAACCGCAGCCAGGCCTACCCCACCGGACTGGGCAGCGGACGCTACCTCGACGAAGACGACAACGAGCAGAACCGCGCCTCCCTGCCTGCGCGTCTCTTCACCAACGTCTTCCCCTGGATCGGCTGGGCCGCCGCCGCTACGCTCGCCATCTTCGCAGGAAACCTCTACCACGAGCGCAATGCGCAGCGCGTAAGGCTCACCGCACAGGCTGGCCAGATCGACCGCCTCAGCTCCAATGCCGCTGCTGCGCAGCAGCTTCTTGAGACCCTCACCGACAGCTCGGCTCGTCAGGTTACCCTCACCCAGGCCAACACCACGCCTGAGCCTCCGCGTCCCCAGGGACGGGTCACCTACGTCGCCTCCAGGGGAGCCCTCATCTTCCTGGCCACCAACCTGGAACCCGTCGATACCTACAAGACCTACGAGCTATGGCTCATACCCTCCGACGGACGCGACCCCATCCCCGCCGGCACCTTCCGCCCGGACAATCGTGGAAACGCCAGCGTCGTCCTGCCGCCCCTGCCAAAGGGCATCGAGGCCAAAGCCTTCGGCGTCACCCTCGAAGACGACGGCGGAGCTCAAACTCCCACCATGCCCATCCTCCTCGCCGGAAACTAG
- a CDS encoding DUF92 domain-containing protein, with amino-acid sequence MSAGLDNDGHSSGWNHTISPIRDHAQSRALTWIVGLLLAAAAAAPPIAALKLGLPLWPLGLPLVASFIFGAVVLTLRAATPGGVALGMLICFLLTQSPQVWTGFSTFPIERPALPALIGVFVLSFVATKFGRTRKEARGLAEPRRGRRASQIVANLGIAALFAASGRYEGCIAALAEAAADTVSSEIGQAIGGPARLLTSWKPVPSGTDGAISIAGTLAGVVAAAIIVIIGSLRHALTPHIAVTFLAACAGLFFDSLLGATIERKGWIGNDLVNFASTLFAAAVATLLS; translated from the coding sequence GTGAGCGCTGGATTGGACAACGACGGTCACTCTTCCGGCTGGAACCACACGATATCCCCAATAAGGGATCACGCCCAGTCACGCGCGCTGACCTGGATCGTCGGCCTCCTGCTGGCAGCCGCTGCTGCCGCACCTCCCATCGCTGCACTGAAACTTGGACTCCCGTTGTGGCCTCTTGGTTTGCCGCTCGTCGCCAGTTTCATCTTCGGAGCCGTCGTCTTGACCCTGCGGGCAGCAACTCCAGGCGGAGTCGCTCTCGGGATGCTTATTTGCTTCCTGCTCACCCAGTCGCCTCAGGTCTGGACCGGCTTCTCCACCTTCCCAATCGAACGCCCCGCTCTGCCTGCGCTGATCGGAGTCTTTGTCCTCTCCTTCGTGGCAACAAAGTTCGGCCGCACTCGTAAAGAAGCCCGAGGTCTGGCCGAACCCCGCCGAGGCCGTCGCGCCTCGCAGATCGTCGCCAACCTCGGCATCGCCGCTCTCTTTGCCGCCTCAGGCCGTTACGAAGGCTGCATCGCTGCCCTGGCCGAAGCCGCTGCCGACACCGTCTCGTCCGAGATCGGACAGGCGATCGGAGGCCCAGCACGCCTGCTTACCAGCTGGAAGCCAGTTCCCTCCGGAACAGACGGCGCTATCAGCATAGCGGGAACTTTGGCTGGCGTCGTTGCCGCCGCCATTATCGTTATCATCGGCTCACTTCGCCACGCTCTTACACCGCATATCGCAGTCACATTTCTCGCAGCGTGCGCTGGCCTCTTCTTCGACAGCCTTCTCGGCGCCACAATCGAACGAAAGGGATGGATTGGTAACGATCTGGTGAACTTCGCTTCAACGCTCTTCGCCGCCGCCGTAGCAACTCTCTTGAGCTAG
- a CDS encoding TlyA family RNA methyltransferase, whose translation MKNRLDKMLVEQGHAASRERAQALVLAGRVLVNEQKIDKPGMSVPEDAVIRLLGTDLKYVSRGGLKLEHALEHWKISLTGVRAVDIGASTGGFTDCMLQAGAASVLAVDTGYGQIAQKLRSDERVTLRERTNARLLQPGELLVEGQPVPAFLSMDVSFISATLVLPAVLAALGSEGQPWRGSAVVLIKPQFEAGRENVGKGGIVRDEQARQAAIERVTECVAGLGGTQLEVIDSPIQGMEGNHEYLLRAVFGESVQRAAQEPLH comes from the coding sequence ATGAAGAACAGATTGGACAAGATGCTGGTGGAGCAGGGGCATGCGGCTTCGCGGGAGCGAGCGCAGGCGCTGGTTCTGGCGGGACGCGTGCTGGTGAACGAACAGAAGATCGACAAGCCGGGCATGAGTGTTCCTGAGGATGCCGTGATTCGCCTGCTGGGGACGGACCTGAAGTATGTAAGCCGCGGCGGGCTGAAGCTGGAGCATGCACTGGAGCACTGGAAGATTTCGTTGACGGGCGTGCGCGCGGTGGATATCGGGGCTTCGACGGGAGGGTTCACGGACTGCATGTTGCAGGCGGGTGCGGCGAGCGTGCTGGCTGTCGATACGGGCTATGGGCAGATTGCGCAGAAGCTGCGCTCGGATGAGCGTGTGACGTTGCGAGAGCGCACGAATGCTCGTCTGCTGCAGCCGGGAGAGCTGCTGGTGGAAGGGCAGCCGGTTCCTGCGTTCCTGTCGATGGATGTCTCGTTTATCTCGGCGACGCTGGTATTGCCTGCGGTGTTGGCGGCTTTGGGAAGCGAAGGGCAGCCATGGCGCGGGAGTGCGGTCGTGCTGATCAAGCCGCAGTTTGAGGCAGGGCGGGAGAATGTGGGTAAGGGCGGCATTGTGCGCGATGAGCAGGCTAGGCAGGCCGCGATTGAACGCGTGACGGAGTGCGTAGCTGGGCTGGGTGGCACGCAGCTTGAGGTTATCGATTCGCCGATACAGGGGATGGAGGGTAACCACGAGTATCTGCTGCGAGCCGTGTTTGGAGAATCGGTGCAGCGGGCAGCGCAGGAGCCGTTACACTAA